Proteins encoded by one window of Candidatus Hydrogenedentota bacterium:
- a CDS encoding DUF1573 domain-containing protein → MKHDFRPICKLSGFVTMCLLFSAVFCVAGGAVEQPAPQAPATAQTELTDQEEPVGPLVCDQPVYDFGERDNLAKVKHTFQLRNSGNTPITIDRVMTTCGCTAAKLDAKTLAPAETCPLEVEVTLKGRKGTFQKQVYVLSSTGGSQTKTRLTMQGKAIERVRVAPSTLNLGYSGMDAPAEGTVTIQSLAESAKFKITDVRSDSQYVEVSLETSEDGMKHTLLARTKPPLPKGPHPVTIHVTTDNQEYPQFDIPVALRVVDKVEVVPQEVVVYDKGTGQQEPAAIFLNVMPGSVREFAVKGVETPVQSIQAEIIPRPGNRLLVKLSNVPVDRALEGKEVVILTDIPGMERIAIPIHVRDYPKPGPGIKVPPSGQTR, encoded by the coding sequence ATGAAACACGATTTTCGTCCGATATGCAAGCTCTCAGGTTTTGTCACGATGTGCCTGCTCTTTTCGGCCGTCTTTTGTGTCGCTGGCGGCGCCGTGGAACAGCCTGCGCCCCAAGCACCTGCAACAGCTCAAACGGAGCTGACGGACCAAGAAGAGCCTGTGGGGCCTCTTGTTTGCGACCAGCCCGTGTACGACTTCGGAGAGCGCGACAACCTTGCTAAGGTGAAGCATACCTTCCAGTTGCGCAATTCGGGGAACACCCCGATCACCATTGACCGCGTAATGACTACCTGCGGATGCACCGCTGCCAAACTGGACGCAAAGACCCTGGCCCCCGCCGAGACCTGCCCGCTCGAGGTGGAAGTCACGCTCAAAGGACGCAAGGGGACGTTCCAGAAGCAGGTCTACGTGCTTTCATCAACTGGCGGTTCTCAAACCAAGACGCGCCTTACCATGCAGGGAAAGGCGATCGAGCGCGTTCGAGTAGCTCCCAGCACCCTGAATCTGGGCTATTCAGGGATGGATGCTCCGGCCGAGGGTACCGTGACTATCCAATCGCTCGCGGAGTCCGCAAAGTTCAAGATTACGGACGTCCGCTCTGACAGCCAATATGTCGAGGTCAGCCTGGAAACATCGGAGGATGGAATGAAGCATACGCTTCTTGCGCGGACCAAACCGCCTCTGCCCAAGGGTCCCCACCCGGTGACAATCCATGTAACTACGGACAATCAGGAGTATCCGCAATTTGACATCCCGGTAGCGCTGCGTGTTGTCGACAAAGTTGAGGTCGTTCCCCAGGAAGTGGTTGTCTACGACAAGGGAACCGGCCAGCAGGAACCGGCGGCGATCTTCTTGAACGTGATGCCAGGGAGCGTGCGTGAGTTTGCCGTGAAAGGCGTGGAGACGCCCGTGCAGAGCATCCAGGCGGAAATCATCCCGCGTCCTGGCAACCGGCTTCTTGTGAAGCTCAGCAATGTGCCTGTCGACCGGGCGCTTGAAGGTAAAGAGGTGGTTATTCTGACCGATATCCCGGGCATGGAGCGGATAGCTATTCCCATCCACGTGAGAGATTATCCGAAGCCGGGACCCGGCATAAAAGTACCGCCTTCGGGACAAACCCGGTAG
- the ppk1 gene encoding polyphosphate kinase 1, with product MRNVHQIREVSTLSFNERVLQEAEDRRNPPMERLKFLGIFSSNMDEFFKVRVASVQRRIELGHSGMQDVLEVLAHKARELDERFRAAYADITSTLAVEGIKIFNEQDIEHSAKELGPWLNDYFRENVLPSLVPIIIRKELPFPQLIDGALYFGVKMWGEPIRYAILEIPAELPRFVELPNGAIMYVDDLIRHSLSDIFYIFDYERIGAYEFKISRDAQLDMDNDFSEGHVRKMERVLKQRKGGRPTRLVHDATMPMGLLQLLREKLKITKYDTLIAGARYHNMKDLMGFPNRRADLSFEEMEPAPHPVLDRGRRSMVDVIQEQDLLLTYPYQSFDNVIRLLREAAIDPDVEEIKMTLYRVARQSQVVNALINAARNGKKVFASIELQARFDEKNNIRISEVLTEAGATVVYGVPPMKVHCKLLLIKRKKDWLAGLSTGNFHEATGKLYVDSTLLTSDKSLAEEAERVFDYLDNASKMRAVTAPRFKHLLVSPFNARKAILKLINRELKKGEHGYILLKVNHLTDDKIIGKLREAADAGVKMDLVVRTTYAMLPHPNIRAISILDRFLEHQRIYIFGRGEDLTVYMSSADLMERNLDWRVEVAFPLYDARLQQEALRICEIQVNDSFKARILDEIQSNQYVSNGNDGLRAQYETHAYYRRLGVETPRLTAAEGI from the coding sequence ATGCGAAATGTCCACCAAATAAGGGAAGTCTCGACCCTCTCCTTCAACGAACGCGTCCTGCAGGAGGCCGAGGACCGGCGCAATCCCCCTATGGAGCGGCTGAAGTTTCTTGGCATCTTCTCCTCGAACATGGATGAGTTCTTCAAGGTGCGCGTTGCCAGCGTGCAACGGCGTATCGAACTGGGACACAGCGGGATGCAGGACGTTCTCGAGGTGCTCGCCCACAAAGCGCGAGAGCTGGACGAGCGCTTCCGCGCCGCGTATGCAGACATCACCTCGACCCTGGCCGTCGAGGGTATCAAGATCTTCAATGAACAAGACATAGAGCACTCCGCAAAGGAATTAGGGCCCTGGCTGAATGACTACTTTCGCGAGAACGTGTTGCCAAGCCTCGTGCCGATCATCATTCGCAAGGAACTGCCGTTCCCTCAGCTGATAGACGGCGCCCTCTATTTCGGAGTCAAGATGTGGGGCGAACCCATACGCTACGCCATACTTGAAATACCGGCCGAGCTGCCCCGCTTCGTCGAGCTCCCCAACGGCGCAATCATGTATGTAGACGACCTCATCCGGCATTCGCTGAGCGACATCTTCTACATTTTCGATTATGAACGCATCGGCGCCTACGAGTTCAAAATCTCGCGCGATGCCCAACTGGATATGGATAACGACTTCTCCGAAGGTCATGTGCGCAAAATGGAGCGCGTACTGAAGCAGCGTAAGGGCGGGCGGCCCACGCGCCTGGTGCACGATGCAACAATGCCGATGGGATTGCTGCAGCTCTTACGCGAAAAACTCAAGATTACCAAGTACGACACGCTCATCGCAGGCGCCAGATATCACAACATGAAAGACCTCATGGGGTTTCCAAACCGGCGCGCGGATTTGTCCTTCGAGGAAATGGAGCCCGCGCCGCACCCTGTCCTCGACCGCGGCCGGCGCTCCATGGTGGACGTAATCCAGGAGCAGGACCTGTTGCTCACATATCCCTATCAGTCGTTCGACAACGTGATTCGATTGTTGCGTGAGGCCGCTATCGACCCCGACGTCGAAGAAATCAAGATGACCCTCTATCGCGTGGCGCGCCAGTCTCAGGTCGTCAACGCACTGATCAACGCCGCGCGCAACGGCAAGAAAGTCTTTGCTTCCATAGAGTTGCAGGCCCGTTTCGACGAGAAGAACAACATCAGGATTTCGGAGGTTTTAACGGAAGCGGGGGCGACCGTGGTATATGGCGTTCCGCCGATGAAGGTGCACTGCAAGCTGCTGCTGATCAAACGAAAGAAAGATTGGCTCGCCGGACTGTCCACCGGCAACTTTCATGAAGCGACCGGGAAGCTGTACGTCGACAGCACCTTGCTCACGTCGGACAAGAGTCTGGCCGAAGAAGCCGAAAGGGTGTTCGACTATCTCGACAACGCATCCAAGATGCGCGCGGTTACAGCACCCAGGTTCAAGCACCTGCTGGTGTCGCCCTTCAATGCCAGGAAAGCCATCTTGAAACTGATTAACCGGGAATTGAAAAAGGGGGAACACGGCTACATCTTACTGAAAGTCAACCATTTAACAGATGACAAGATCATCGGAAAACTGCGCGAAGCCGCGGATGCCGGTGTCAAGATGGACCTTGTCGTACGTACAACGTATGCGATGCTTCCTCATCCGAATATTCGTGCGATATCGATCCTCGACCGTTTCTTGGAGCATCAGCGTATTTACATATTCGGCAGGGGCGAAGACCTGACCGTTTACATGAGTTCGGCCGATTTGATGGAGCGCAATCTCGATTGGCGCGTCGAGGTGGCATTTCCCCTCTACGACGCGCGTCTGCAGCAGGAGGCGCTGCGTATCTGCGAAATCCAAGTCAACGATTCTTTCAAAGCGCGCATCCTCGATGAGATCCAGTCCAACCAGTATGTAAGCAACGGGAATGACGGCCTGCGCGCGCAGTACGAAACGCATGCTTACTACCGGCGCTTAGGCGTCGAGACGCCCCGGTTAACCGCGGCGGAAGGCATTTGA